A genomic window from Halomonas sp. LR3S48 includes:
- a CDS encoding flagellar protein FliT — protein sequence MAMSTTRAVLDGYARLRQQVAIMLELARAGEWDALIERQSGYLQLADHLRQLDKEAVLDEDGRQCKAALLEAILADDLEIREKLMARRSELGQLMDSSRRQRDLHRSYGKQAASVVDASDKFGPGTS from the coding sequence ATGGCCATGTCGACCACTCGTGCCGTTCTGGACGGCTATGCCCGGCTCAGGCAACAGGTTGCCATCATGCTCGAGCTGGCTCGGGCCGGCGAGTGGGACGCGCTCATCGAACGCCAGTCCGGCTATCTGCAGCTTGCCGACCATCTCAGGCAGCTCGACAAGGAAGCCGTACTCGACGAGGACGGCAGACAGTGCAAGGCCGCACTGCTGGAAGCCATTCTTGCCGATGATCTGGAAATTCGCGAGAAACTGATGGCGCGACGCAGTGAGCTCGGTCAACTCATGGATAGCAGCCGGCGCCAGCGCGACTTGCATCGCAGTTATGGCAAACAGGCGGCATCCGTGGTCGATGCTTCCGACAAGTTTGGCCCGGGGACGTCGTGA
- the fliS gene encoding flagellar export chaperone FliS, protein MSTMRGAAAYGRGAGAYARVGVESAVMSASPHQLIVMLFDGAQSAIRAARIHMQAGNSLEKGKAITKALDIVNNGLMAALDIEKGGEIAERLGSLYDYIGRLLLAANLHSDQESLDQAEKLLDDIASAWREIGGTGGQG, encoded by the coding sequence ATGAGTACCATGCGAGGAGCAGCTGCATACGGCCGTGGTGCCGGAGCCTATGCGCGGGTCGGTGTCGAAAGTGCCGTGATGTCGGCCAGCCCGCATCAACTGATCGTGATGCTGTTCGATGGCGCCCAGAGCGCTATCCGTGCGGCGCGCATCCATATGCAGGCGGGCAATTCCCTGGAAAAGGGCAAGGCCATCACCAAAGCGCTCGATATCGTTAACAATGGGCTCATGGCGGCATTGGACATCGAGAAAGGTGGCGAAATTGCCGAGCGCTTGGGTTCGCTGTACGACTACATCGGAAGGCTGCTGTTGGCTGCCAACCTGCACAGTGACCAGGAGAGCCTCGACCAGGCCGAAAAACTGCTGGACGACATTGCCTCGGCATGGCGAGAAATAGGCGGCACAGGAGGACAAGGCTGA
- a CDS encoding HD domain-containing phosphohydrolase, which produces MAQVQDEFLRVGSPSEIEALLERLIQPGGASLMLDRPGSTPMPVVMMEQSPAQSLLLDITAVREIVGELKRGIGFRLLGQVQGKMIRTPVLKSLQVDTAGGRVQCQCEYPHYLEELQRREAFRARLRLGMEVGAIVRGTEGETAVQGDLKDLSQQGCQLELPSSAATLLAEAVVVEVEFCFPNDTRFTVQAVARHTVADNDRQALKVGFQFENCTAEQERKLWFFVREIERESSRYGDDADVGRLPSMLFQSHSAGAVAPVGRRNLQAYPTPMARRLARVAGYLDAQLLELQQGDEVDSVQLSRHADMLLQLAEEDIEALLFATRCLGQEPLLVRHGLGVAVHLLALAGSGSVPRDVRKALAASAMVHDLGKGLLPPGLLATESLGPEGRERLREHVALLQQRLGSCQWLAVEVMNSVVSGINERLDGSGYPTGATSDGLTELARMSAVVDAVDAMRRNRPDRPAWRIDAAYRHLLKSPHQFDPRWVKRYLERFGLRPVGSLVRFSSGALAWIQRLDQQGKPFQVQLTQEIAPPGEGLGEVLRGDVTARLGEMVEEVPVST; this is translated from the coding sequence ATGGCGCAGGTTCAGGATGAGTTTCTTCGAGTGGGAAGTCCGAGCGAGATCGAGGCGCTGCTGGAGCGGTTGATTCAGCCGGGCGGAGCTTCGCTGATGCTAGATAGGCCCGGCAGTACACCCATGCCGGTGGTAATGATGGAGCAGTCACCGGCGCAGTCGCTGCTGCTCGACATCACCGCCGTGCGGGAGATCGTCGGCGAGCTGAAGCGCGGTATCGGATTTCGCCTGCTGGGCCAAGTGCAAGGCAAGATGATTCGCACACCGGTACTGAAGTCGCTGCAGGTCGATACGGCGGGCGGAAGGGTTCAATGCCAGTGCGAATACCCGCATTACCTCGAGGAGCTGCAGCGGCGCGAGGCCTTCCGTGCCCGCTTGCGCCTGGGCATGGAGGTGGGTGCCATCGTGCGCGGCACCGAGGGCGAGACTGCTGTGCAGGGGGATCTCAAGGATCTGTCCCAGCAGGGCTGTCAATTGGAGTTGCCTTCCTCCGCTGCCACGCTGCTTGCCGAGGCCGTCGTGGTCGAGGTCGAGTTCTGCTTTCCCAACGATACGCGCTTCACGGTTCAAGCGGTAGCACGTCACACGGTGGCGGATAACGATCGCCAGGCCCTGAAGGTGGGGTTTCAGTTCGAGAACTGTACCGCCGAGCAGGAACGCAAGCTGTGGTTCTTCGTTCGCGAGATCGAGCGTGAGTCGTCGCGCTACGGCGACGATGCCGATGTCGGCCGCTTGCCGTCGATGCTGTTCCAGAGCCACTCGGCTGGCGCTGTTGCCCCAGTCGGCCGGCGCAACCTGCAGGCCTATCCCACGCCGATGGCACGCCGGCTGGCGCGGGTGGCAGGTTACCTCGATGCTCAATTGCTCGAGTTGCAGCAGGGCGACGAGGTCGACTCCGTTCAGCTGTCACGCCATGCCGACATGTTGCTCCAACTGGCCGAGGAGGACATTGAGGCGTTGCTCTTCGCCACTCGCTGCCTGGGGCAGGAGCCGCTGCTGGTCCGTCATGGGCTGGGCGTCGCCGTGCACCTGCTGGCGCTGGCCGGTAGCGGTTCGGTGCCGCGGGATGTACGCAAGGCATTGGCTGCCAGCGCCATGGTGCATGACCTTGGCAAGGGGCTCCTTCCTCCCGGCTTGCTGGCGACAGAGTCGCTGGGTCCCGAGGGGCGCGAGCGTCTCAGGGAGCACGTGGCATTGCTGCAGCAGCGCCTGGGTAGTTGCCAGTGGCTGGCCGTGGAGGTCATGAATTCGGTCGTGTCCGGTATCAATGAGCGGCTCGATGGGAGCGGCTATCCGACCGGGGCAACGAGCGATGGCCTGACCGAGCTGGCACGCATGAGTGCGGTGGTGGACGCGGTGGATGCCATGCGGCGCAATCGCCCTGATCGTCCTGCCTGGCGCATCGATGCAGCTTACCGGCATCTGCTCAAGTCGCCCCACCAATTCGACCCGCGCTGGGTGAAGCGTTACCTTGAGCGTTTCGGGCTGCGCCCGGTGGGGTCGCTGGTGCGCTTTTCCAGTGGCGCGCTGGCCTGGATCCAACGGCTCGATCAACAGGGTAAGCCCTTCCAGGTGCAGTTGACCCAGGAGATCGCTCCTCCCGGCGAAGGGTTGGGCGAGGTGCTACGTGGGGATGTCACGGCGCGCTTGGGCGAGATGGTCGAGGAGGTTCCCGTCTCGACATGA
- a CDS encoding EAL domain-containing protein: MPNNSQQVALHTWLVLVPVLLLVMGIVNGLATWRLPVEWQPPGISLPIMMLVGGGLLATLLGRVPMAQLCGALLLPIGLYAPLVAWLPSEVAEIFPFGQEPLTPATSIAVLIAAACLMASNRSVRARLFWWLGGVALFLVGGVSVAAGLRPDLVVTTPWGTAFATPFTALPALLCGTAMMLMARHPTVAPALNRAMILALIGGVFASGIAWYALTWQQYDARQRHATELFFTFKISAERVVDDKQREIQRMAERWVEFGGLPPQRYREVEVEGFFRDMPSLVALHWQSGLDEQFRWGQERDDFLLSGWVEKYDWLLDWLAVGGPYPRWVLPDEQRPELALVSVPLSLPAHGKLIAVLDLTRLFREEVNALVTPLRLSLQRDVNLLAINHLNDAEEGVELRRGLVMLPGGAAMEMRIHDAGPLMASLIGLMPLGVAVGGLVMSYLLAFSLGMAGLSRRRSMALARTQRHLRAQQRVQTLIARDQPLEDTLKAICRIVEAQVPGGIASIMLCDESGLHLVRLYSVSLPQSYGDAIEGVAIGPENGACGRAAYIRDFVICADIARDPRWNGYHELAASHGLQACWSYPVTSSSARVLGTFAIYYHQPGEPTRSDRRRVIEAAELVSLAVERERNRQALVENEQRYRSMFTYHPDAVFSLDLEGNFTTANAACSTVTGYPLEQLLGLHFSKLLQPNDRERIEALYLNADKGEAFRYTATIRHREERSVYLDVTNLPIVVNDRVIGFYGIAKDMTERHRRETELRILQRSVEASINGIVITDARQPDNPIIYVNEAFERITGYGRDEVLGHNCRFLQGSETDAEAMAQLRQAIAGQRELNVTLCNYRKDGTPFWNNLYLAPVKDDKGIATHFIGIQHDISERKSYEAKLSYHASHDALTGLANRSLFEDHLVHDVLLAQRHGCHLAVLFLDLDDFKPINDSLGHEVGDQVLIQAAQRLGEELNPGDTLARFGSDEFVILLPELEREEEAIRLVERLLVCVRRPYRVGEHELYIGASVGIAFLREALESPVELIQQADMAMYRAKQKGRNAWECFTSDINDEVNERMALRNDLQEAIEAESFELHYQPLLGARSGNVVGFEALVRWKHPVKGYLSPALFIPLAEDTGQIAPISEWVLRQACRDMCRLAAEGYGRYRVSVNLSPLQFRRANFLCNLQQALRETGLSADYLELELTEGILMTDTAAAIETLHRLRDMGVEVSIDDFGTGFSSLSYLKQLPIGKIKIDRSFVRDVTTNRHDSAIVQGIISMAHHLGLIVVAEGIEEAPQRDFLAAHGCDVLQGFFFARPMPLGKLRDYLKERADVAGQHGNMTVQAENEALMSGAQSLPDDNHK; this comes from the coding sequence ATGCCCAACAATTCACAGCAAGTGGCGCTCCATACCTGGCTGGTGCTGGTGCCGGTATTGCTGCTGGTCATGGGTATCGTCAACGGTCTTGCCACCTGGCGACTGCCAGTCGAATGGCAGCCGCCAGGAATCAGCCTGCCCATCATGATGCTGGTTGGCGGCGGGCTGTTGGCAACGCTTCTGGGCCGGGTGCCAATGGCGCAGCTCTGTGGGGCGCTGCTGTTGCCGATCGGTCTGTACGCACCGCTGGTGGCATGGCTACCCTCTGAGGTGGCTGAGATCTTTCCGTTTGGGCAGGAACCGCTTACCCCGGCTACCAGCATCGCGGTGCTGATCGCCGCGGCCTGCCTGATGGCAAGCAACCGCTCTGTACGTGCTCGCCTGTTCTGGTGGCTGGGCGGTGTCGCGCTCTTCCTGGTTGGGGGAGTGAGCGTTGCGGCGGGGCTGCGACCTGATCTGGTTGTCACTACCCCATGGGGTACCGCCTTCGCCACGCCCTTCACGGCCTTGCCGGCGCTACTGTGCGGCACCGCCATGATGCTGATGGCGCGCCATCCGACCGTAGCCCCCGCGCTGAATCGCGCGATGATCCTGGCGTTGATTGGTGGCGTGTTTGCCAGCGGCATTGCCTGGTATGCGCTGACCTGGCAACAGTATGACGCCCGGCAGCGGCATGCCACGGAGCTGTTCTTCACGTTCAAGATAAGCGCCGAGCGGGTGGTGGACGACAAGCAGCGCGAGATCCAGCGCATGGCGGAGCGCTGGGTGGAATTTGGCGGTTTGCCGCCGCAACGTTATCGGGAGGTGGAAGTCGAGGGCTTCTTCCGTGACATGCCGAGCCTGGTTGCGCTTCATTGGCAGTCTGGGCTGGATGAACAGTTTCGCTGGGGGCAGGAGAGGGACGATTTCCTTCTATCGGGTTGGGTGGAGAAATATGACTGGCTGCTGGATTGGCTGGCAGTAGGCGGCCCATACCCACGCTGGGTACTGCCGGACGAGCAGCGCCCGGAGCTCGCCCTGGTGTCCGTGCCATTGTCGCTGCCTGCGCATGGCAAGTTGATTGCCGTGCTCGACCTCACGCGTCTGTTTCGCGAAGAGGTGAATGCCTTGGTCACGCCGCTGCGTCTCTCCTTGCAGCGTGATGTGAACCTGTTGGCGATCAACCACCTGAACGATGCCGAAGAGGGTGTGGAGCTGCGTCGGGGGCTGGTGATGCTGCCCGGTGGGGCTGCCATGGAGATGCGCATCCATGATGCTGGGCCGCTGATGGCCAGCCTGATTGGACTGATGCCGCTGGGCGTTGCCGTGGGCGGGCTGGTGATGAGTTATCTGCTGGCCTTCAGCCTCGGGATGGCCGGCCTGAGCCGCCGCCGCTCGATGGCCTTGGCGCGCACCCAGCGTCACTTGCGAGCGCAACAGCGCGTGCAGACGTTGATTGCGCGGGACCAGCCCCTGGAGGATACCCTCAAGGCGATCTGCCGGATCGTCGAGGCCCAGGTGCCGGGGGGAATCGCTTCCATCATGCTCTGCGACGAATCCGGCTTGCACCTGGTACGTCTCTACAGCGTGAGCTTGCCGCAATCCTATGGTGATGCGATCGAGGGGGTGGCAATAGGCCCCGAGAACGGTGCCTGCGGCCGCGCGGCCTATATTCGCGATTTCGTCATATGCGCCGACATCGCCCGCGACCCGCGCTGGAATGGGTACCACGAGTTGGCGGCAAGCCATGGCCTCCAGGCTTGCTGGTCCTACCCGGTGACGAGCAGCAGTGCTCGAGTGCTGGGTACCTTTGCCATCTATTATCACCAGCCGGGCGAGCCCACGCGCAGCGATCGCCGGCGCGTGATCGAGGCCGCCGAACTGGTATCGCTGGCGGTGGAGCGGGAGCGCAACCGCCAGGCGTTGGTGGAAAACGAACAGCGCTATCGCTCGATGTTCACTTACCATCCCGATGCCGTTTTCTCCCTCGATCTGGAGGGAAATTTCACCACGGCCAACGCCGCCTGCAGTACCGTAACCGGCTATCCACTCGAACAACTGCTCGGCTTGCATTTCTCGAAACTGCTACAGCCGAACGATCGGGAGCGCATCGAGGCGCTCTATCTGAATGCCGACAAGGGCGAGGCGTTCCGTTATACGGCCACCATCCGCCACCGCGAGGAACGCAGCGTCTATCTCGACGTGACCAACCTGCCCATCGTGGTCAATGACCGGGTGATCGGTTTCTACGGTATCGCCAAGGACATGACAGAGCGGCATCGACGCGAGACGGAGCTTCGCATACTGCAACGCAGCGTAGAAGCCAGCATCAACGGCATTGTCATTACCGATGCCCGGCAGCCCGATAACCCCATCATCTACGTCAATGAGGCCTTTGAGCGCATTACCGGCTACGGACGTGACGAGGTGCTAGGGCACAACTGTCGTTTCCTGCAAGGCAGTGAGACCGACGCGGAAGCCATGGCGCAGCTGAGGCAGGCGATTGCCGGGCAGCGAGAGCTCAACGTCACCCTGTGCAACTACCGCAAGGATGGCACGCCGTTCTGGAACAATCTCTACCTGGCACCCGTGAAGGACGACAAGGGCATCGCTACCCATTTCATCGGTATCCAGCACGACATTTCCGAACGCAAGTCCTACGAGGCGAAGCTGTCGTACCATGCCAGCCACGATGCGCTGACGGGCCTGGCCAACCGTTCGCTGTTCGAGGACCACTTGGTGCACGATGTGCTGCTCGCCCAGCGGCACGGCTGCCACCTGGCGGTACTGTTCCTCGACCTGGATGACTTCAAGCCGATCAACGACAGCCTTGGGCACGAAGTGGGCGATCAGGTCTTGATCCAGGCCGCCCAGCGCCTGGGTGAGGAACTGAATCCGGGCGATACACTGGCTCGTTTCGGCAGCGACGAATTCGTCATTCTGCTGCCGGAACTGGAACGCGAGGAAGAGGCCATTCGCTTGGTCGAGCGGCTGCTCGTCTGCGTTCGCCGTCCTTATCGGGTCGGCGAACACGAGCTCTACATCGGCGCCAGCGTGGGCATTGCCTTCCTGCGAGAGGCGCTGGAGAGCCCCGTCGAACTGATTCAGCAGGCCGACATGGCGATGTACCGTGCCAAGCAGAAGGGGCGCAACGCCTGGGAGTGCTTCACCAGCGACATCAACGACGAAGTGAATGAGCGCATGGCGCTGCGCAACGACCTCCAGGAGGCGATCGAGGCAGAAAGCTTCGAGTTGCACTACCAGCCCCTGCTAGGCGCCAGGAGCGGGAATGTGGTCGGCTTCGAGGCGCTGGTGCGCTGGAAGCATCCGGTCAAAGGGTATCTCTCCCCGGCGCTCTTCATTCCGTTGGCCGAGGATACAGGCCAGATCGCGCCGATCAGCGAGTGGGTGCTACGACAGGCGTGCCGCGACATGTGCCGCCTGGCCGCGGAGGGATACGGCCGCTATCGCGTATCGGTCAATCTCTCGCCGCTTCAGTTCCGCCGCGCCAACTTTCTGTGCAACTTGCAGCAGGCGCTACGGGAAACCGGCCTGTCGGCGGATTATCTCGAGCTGGAACTCACCGAAGGTATTCTGATGACCGATACCGCGGCGGCCATCGAGACCCTGCATCGCTTGCGCGACATGGGGGTGGAGGTTTCCATCGACGACTTCGGTACCGGATTCTCGAGCTTGAGCTATTTGAAGCAGTTGCCGATCGGCAAGATCAAGATAGACCGTAGTTTCGTGCGCGATGTCACTACCAACCGCCATGACAGTGCCATCGTCCAGGGCATTATCTCCATGGCGCATCACCTGGGGTTGATAGTGGTGGCCGAGGGTATCGAGGAAGCACCGCAGCGTGACTTCCTGGCGGCTCATGGTTGCGACGTCTTACAGGGCTTCTTCTTTGCGCGTCCCATGCCGCTCGGAAAATTGCGCGACTATCTGAAGGAGCGGGCCGATGTCGCCGGGCAGCACGGCAACATGACTGTGCAGGCCGAGAACGAGGCGCTGATGTCGGGCGCCCAGTCGTTACCGGACGATAACCATAAATAA
- a CDS encoding sensor domain-containing diguanylate cyclase has product MLFSKSNEPTDYQNRRLDALAEPPEVGHELFVGLSALRDTLSSRHHSRDFAFAHARYLRSRVLALGLIFALLSPLWIVVDSLVLPSELLRYTLAGRVGLLLGLVGVLALAYFSHERIRRIRFSAGMLLALPAGFYLFVLVMLPVEQVRHLVGYGFIPFLLVAALSVFPFTLLESIAAGLAMLGLLAYSQVIDGSWLTGRGLESVWLLSSLLVVSLAANHFQLSLLLRLYRQATHDPLTGLFNRGALEVHLEKVQAWQRDTEGQDSLGSVPCSLLMIDLDHFKRINDSYGHSVGDSVLCQFAELLVSQTRRHDCVARYGGEEFVIILVGSGQARALEVAERIRYAVEKTEFSGHADEPIPVTTSIGVTRLEQDEPAQEALKRADEALYRAKREGRNQVVAALAPTAPEDARTPQ; this is encoded by the coding sequence ATGCTCTTCAGCAAGTCGAATGAACCCACCGATTACCAGAATCGCCGCCTGGATGCGCTGGCCGAGCCACCCGAGGTGGGGCATGAACTGTTCGTCGGCTTGAGCGCCCTGCGCGATACCCTGAGCAGCCGACATCATTCGCGCGACTTCGCGTTCGCTCATGCGCGCTATCTGCGCAGCCGTGTACTGGCCCTTGGGCTGATCTTCGCGCTGCTTTCACCGCTGTGGATCGTGGTGGACTCCCTGGTGCTGCCGAGCGAGCTCCTGCGCTACACCCTGGCGGGAAGGGTGGGGCTATTGCTGGGGCTGGTGGGTGTGCTGGCGCTGGCGTACTTCAGCCATGAGCGGATACGTCGTATCCGCTTCAGCGCCGGTATGCTGCTTGCGTTGCCGGCAGGGTTCTATCTCTTCGTTTTGGTCATGTTGCCAGTGGAGCAGGTACGCCACCTGGTGGGATATGGTTTCATTCCCTTCCTGCTGGTGGCGGCATTGAGCGTCTTTCCCTTCACCTTGTTGGAATCGATCGCGGCCGGTCTTGCCATGCTTGGGCTGCTGGCGTACTCGCAGGTGATCGATGGCAGCTGGCTGACCGGTCGCGGCCTGGAAAGCGTCTGGCTGCTCTCCAGTCTGCTGGTCGTTTCCCTGGCGGCCAACCATTTTCAGCTCAGCCTGCTGCTACGGCTCTATCGCCAGGCCACGCATGACCCCCTGACGGGGCTCTTCAACCGCGGCGCGCTGGAGGTGCATCTGGAGAAAGTCCAGGCCTGGCAGCGCGACACCGAAGGTCAGGACAGCCTTGGCAGCGTGCCCTGTTCGTTGCTGATGATCGATCTCGACCACTTCAAGCGTATCAACGACAGCTACGGCCACTCGGTCGGCGATAGCGTGTTGTGCCAGTTTGCCGAGCTGCTGGTGAGTCAGACGCGTCGGCATGATTGTGTCGCGCGTTATGGCGGAGAGGAGTTCGTCATCATTCTGGTCGGCAGCGGCCAGGCCAGGGCGCTGGAAGTCGCCGAACGCATTCGGTATGCCGTGGAGAAGACCGAATTCAGCGGCCATGCTGACGAGCCCATTCCGGTCACGACCAGCATCGGCGTGACCCGGCTGGAACAGGACGAGCCGGCACAGGAAGCGCTCAAGCGTGCCGACGAAGCGCTCTATCGGGCCAAGCGCGAGGGGCGCAACCAGGTGGTGGCGGCCCTGGCCCCGACGGCGCCCGAAGACGCACGAACCCCCCAATAG
- a CDS encoding DUF2835 domain-containing protein — protein MPSIDVVLDLSVEACLAHYEGRVGQVMAYSLDGRRVMFPAEALRRVVARDGVHGTFRLFFTPEGRFQSIAPLQRDV, from the coding sequence ATGCCGAGTATTGATGTCGTGCTGGATCTCTCCGTCGAGGCCTGCCTCGCCCATTACGAGGGGCGAGTCGGGCAGGTAATGGCGTATAGCCTGGATGGCCGGCGCGTGATGTTTCCGGCCGAAGCGCTGCGCCGGGTGGTGGCCCGGGATGGCGTTCATGGCACCTTTCGTCTCTTCTTTACGCCGGAGGGGCGCTTCCAGTCGATAGCACCCTTGCAACGAGACGTTTGA
- a CDS encoding flagellin has protein sequence MTVITTNLLSLKGQSHLSRSQSQLAASMERLATGLRVNSAKDDAAGQAIASRMEATLRAGTTLTRGINDGISLMQTADGGLNGINDILHRSRELAIQAANGTLSNADRASIDAEYQQLAKEIDRIAFGTEAFGKTPLAPAEPRPLPVKVGSAPHITELLEPSFNRFSSGTRSLAYIPAGATNVMLEIDSLSFDDDIQIFTTDGKHLIGTPVEGDHSDYVWQYRNVSDATSADAMLITNANGFDADAAYDASLLQDSAGSHDPDSPPIVLDYNGMRIAYSGDGDRLALDTADEDSTEFNDGRLANNMLERVTFDKVTESLLVFVIGEGAFNARASWDEMPIEYEDPEPPMGPVSTPTDIPVSAGFGQGVDKITVGPTPADSHSLGLDDVALDPREKALEAMQKLQQAMGQVDGYRSQYGALHNRFESVIGTLEQEQVSLGAARSRIADADFAKEMSDMIKANIFQQAGSAMLAQANQAPQEIMSLLA, from the coding sequence ATGACGGTCATCACTACCAACCTGCTATCGCTCAAGGGGCAGAGCCATCTTTCCCGCAGTCAGTCGCAGCTGGCGGCTTCCATGGAGCGGCTTGCCACCGGTCTGCGCGTGAACAGCGCCAAGGATGATGCCGCAGGCCAGGCTATTGCCAGCCGCATGGAAGCCACCCTGAGGGCGGGCACCACCCTGACCCGGGGCATCAACGATGGCATTTCGCTGATGCAAACCGCCGACGGGGGATTGAATGGGATAAACGATATTCTGCATCGTTCCCGCGAGTTGGCCATTCAGGCGGCCAACGGTACGCTCTCGAATGCCGACCGTGCCTCGATCGATGCCGAATACCAGCAGCTTGCCAAGGAAATCGATCGGATAGCGTTTGGCACCGAAGCGTTCGGCAAGACTCCGCTTGCCCCCGCGGAGCCTCGTCCATTGCCGGTCAAGGTGGGAAGCGCGCCGCACATTACCGAACTTCTCGAGCCAAGCTTCAATCGGTTCTCTTCCGGTACCCGATCCCTGGCTTACATACCGGCAGGTGCCACCAATGTCATGTTGGAGATCGATTCGTTGAGCTTCGACGACGATATCCAGATTTTCACGACAGACGGGAAGCACCTCATCGGCACGCCAGTCGAAGGTGATCATTCTGACTATGTCTGGCAATACCGCAACGTCAGTGATGCCACTTCGGCCGATGCCATGCTGATTACCAACGCCAATGGATTCGATGCGGATGCTGCCTATGACGCCAGTCTTCTGCAGGACAGTGCAGGCTCCCATGATCCGGATTCACCGCCCATCGTGCTGGATTACAACGGCATGCGGATCGCCTACAGCGGGGATGGCGATCGGCTGGCGCTGGACACTGCCGACGAAGACAGTACGGAGTTCAACGATGGCCGATTGGCGAACAACATGCTGGAGCGGGTGACGTTCGACAAGGTAACGGAGAGCCTGTTGGTTTTCGTCATCGGGGAGGGAGCATTCAATGCCCGGGCGTCCTGGGACGAGATGCCAATCGAGTATGAGGACCCCGAGCCGCCGATGGGCCCCGTCAGTACCCCGACCGATATACCGGTCAGTGCCGGTTTTGGTCAGGGAGTGGATAAGATCACCGTCGGACCGACACCAGCCGACAGCCATTCGCTGGGGCTCGATGACGTTGCGCTGGACCCGAGGGAGAAAGCTCTCGAGGCCATGCAGAAATTGCAGCAGGCGATGGGGCAGGTGGATGGCTACCGCAGCCAATATGGAGCGTTGCACAACCGCTTCGAATCCGTCATCGGCACCTTGGAGCAGGAGCAGGTGAGCCTTGGGGCTGCCAGATCCCGAATCGCCGATGCCGACTTCGCCAAGGAGATGTCAGACATGATCAAGGCGAACATTTTTCAGCAGGCCGGTTCCGCGATGCTGGCCCAGGCCAACCAGGCGCCGCAGGAAATCATGTCGCTGCTGGCTTGA